The Candidatus Tiamatella incendiivivens genome includes a region encoding these proteins:
- a CDS encoding geranylgeranyl reductase family protein: MEYSYDVLIIGLGPAGSSLAYLLSGSGLSIAGIDMVDWGKVWGKPCGDAIGEHHFDETGIPKPSGKEIKQIVSGILVFSPSEKYYYRVKGSGYIIDRNELGKRLIKEAVNRNANVFLKTRARKPVIENGKLAGVEAVTPSGEKALFKAKIIVDATGNTMSLRLKLPKEWPVNEPLKPVDANIAYREIRELDYEIDEPDYIRIYVNQDVAPGGYWWFFPESKTTANIGLGVQGGRGHPNPMFIFREKLDKREEVGRYNNVYDASGSIVPTRRPANTLVWHNFIGIGDNAFTVNPVHGGGMGYAMFAAYNASIAIKEAFENGDFSAEGLWYTNIGYMKTLGAKQASLDIFRMFLQMMSNDDIEFGLKNRIMREEDMYETSVSGDLKADLSILDKLSIILKTIGRPSLLMKLRTVGRYMSQAKALYHKYPGTPEDLNEWITKVEQLYTNFKSELAINW; this comes from the coding sequence ATGGAATACAGTTATGATGTATTAATAATTGGTTTAGGACCTGCTGGGTCAAGTTTGGCTTACTTATTATCGGGAAGTGGATTAAGTATCGCAGGTATTGACATGGTAGATTGGGGCAAAGTTTGGGGCAAACCCTGTGGAGACGCCATTGGAGAACATCACTTTGATGAAACAGGGATTCCAAAGCCTTCAGGCAAAGAGATCAAGCAGATAGTTAGCGGGATTCTGGTGTTTAGTCCATCTGAGAAGTATTACTATAGGGTTAAAGGATCTGGCTATATTATAGATAGAAATGAACTTGGAAAACGCCTCATTAAGGAAGCAGTGAATAGAAATGCCAATGTCTTTCTAAAAACCAGGGCTAGAAAACCTGTAATTGAAAATGGGAAACTTGCAGGTGTAGAGGCTGTAACCCCTTCAGGTGAAAAAGCTCTATTTAAAGCTAAAATTATAGTAGATGCTACTGGTAACACTATGTCGTTAAGGCTTAAATTACCTAAGGAATGGCCAGTTAACGAACCCTTGAAACCTGTTGATGCTAACATAGCCTATAGAGAAATCCGTGAACTGGACTACGAGATAGATGAACCCGATTACATTAGAATATATGTAAACCAGGATGTTGCACCTGGAGGCTATTGGTGGTTTTTCCCAGAAAGTAAAACGACAGCCAATATAGGACTAGGAGTTCAAGGTGGTAGAGGGCATCCTAATCCAATGTTCATCTTTAGAGAGAAGTTAGATAAAAGAGAAGAGGTGGGCCGCTATAATAATGTTTATGACGCGTCGGGTTCAATAGTTCCAACTCGTCGTCCTGCTAATACACTTGTATGGCACAATTTTATTGGAATAGGTGATAACGCCTTTACAGTAAACCCTGTTCATGGCGGTGGTATGGGTTATGCTATGTTTGCAGCGTACAATGCTAGTATAGCAATAAAAGAGGCCTTCGAGAATGGAGATTTCTCAGCTGAAGGACTCTGGTATACTAATATTGGTTACATGAAAACATTGGGAGCAAAGCAAGCTTCACTAGATATCTTCAGGATGTTCCTTCAGATGATGAGCAATGATGACATTGAGTTTGGATTAAAGAATAGAATAATGAGAGAAGAAGACATGTATGAGACTAGTGTATCTGGAGACCTGAAAGCCGACCTGAGCATACTCGATAAACTTTCAATAATCTTAAAAACTATAGGTAGACCAAGCTTGCTTATGAAACTAAGAACTGTAGGTAGATATATGAGCCAAGCAAAAGCGCTTTATCACAAATACCCAGGGACCCCGGAGGATTTAAACGAATGGATCACAAAAGTAGAACAGCTTTACACTAACTTCAAATCAGAACTAGCTATAAACTGGTAA
- a CDS encoding Hsp20/alpha crystallin family protein: MDFKKKRKSIFDLMDEMMNEFMKEFTTDFTDIEKELEDMVKKGYVKGPYVYGVRVTIGPDGVPKVEEFGNVKREGDKPVVTNEIEPLVDVFEDNGEIIVVAEVPGVSKEDIELKVTSRELIIRAKGKDKKYYKTIDLPKEVIPEKAKASYKNGVLEVRLKAKETRQKDEGVEVKVE; the protein is encoded by the coding sequence ATGGATTTCAAGAAGAAAAGAAAATCTATATTCGACTTAATGGATGAAATGATGAATGAATTTATGAAAGAATTTACTACTGACTTCACTGACATAGAGAAAGAACTAGAAGACATGGTGAAAAAAGGCTATGTAAAAGGACCTTATGTTTATGGTGTTAGAGTCACAATAGGTCCTGATGGTGTTCCCAAGGTTGAAGAGTTTGGCAATGTGAAGAGAGAAGGAGATAAACCAGTAGTTACAAACGAAATAGAACCCTTAGTGGATGTTTTCGAGGATAATGGAGAAATCATTGTAGTAGCGGAGGTTCCTGGTGTTTCAAAAGAGGACATTGAGCTCAAGGTAACCTCCAGAGAACTCATAATCAGAGCGAAGGGGAAGGATAAAAAATATTATAAGACTATAGATCTGCCGAAGGAGGTTATACCAGAGAAGGCTAAGGCCTCGTATAAGAATGGTGTCCTGGAAGTAAGACTAAAAGCTAAGGAGACCAGGCAAAAGGACGAAGGTGTTGAAGTAAAGGTAGAATAA
- a CDS encoding nucleotidyltransferase domain-containing protein, with product MVIEGFYIETSSLIYAVKGVCDYGDFIPVVPKYLKTGCEKVRNIFTQCPIEYLPSIGIRACVVNKEDISIVYNPFEYSNIRLPSKINSFIKMIEKTIGYAEVGITGSYLLGCPRDGSDIDLIIHGKLLRDEYAIMRDVLGGLRKCNGSLVEKNYIEKISADNSMDLSNYREIFKDKILEGCYENKLYSIRIVEEDAANIVCRNTYYYKDHIVIVGRLIHVKPYTTPAIYIIQNDEPDYSYNVMTWRIRYTELPEGFYLIEGESFVDSAGGSWIIPDHGGRIKKLRNISRKFIARQSR from the coding sequence ATGGTTATAGAAGGATTCTATATTGAAACATCGAGTCTGATATACGCTGTTAAGGGAGTATGTGATTATGGGGATTTCATACCAGTCGTACCCAAATATCTTAAAACTGGATGTGAAAAAGTGAGAAACATTTTTACCCAATGTCCTATTGAGTATTTGCCATCCATTGGAATACGAGCCTGCGTTGTTAATAAAGAAGATATTTCAATAGTTTATAACCCATTTGAATATAGCAACATCCGCCTCCCATCCAAGATTAATAGTTTTATTAAAATGATAGAGAAAACAATAGGTTATGCTGAGGTAGGTATCACAGGGTCATATCTGTTAGGATGCCCGAGAGATGGAAGTGACATAGATCTTATTATTCATGGTAAACTGTTGCGTGACGAGTATGCAATAATGCGTGATGTACTAGGCGGGTTAAGAAAATGTAATGGTTCCTTGGTAGAGAAAAACTATATTGAGAAGATATCAGCAGATAACAGCATGGATCTTAGCAATTACAGGGAAATATTTAAAGACAAGATCCTAGAAGGCTGTTATGAGAATAAATTGTATTCTATAAGGATTGTAGAAGAAGATGCAGCGAATATTGTTTGCAGGAACACATACTATTACAAGGATCATATTGTTATTGTAGGAAGGTTAATTCATGTTAAACCTTATACAACTCCTGCTATCTATATCATACAAAATGATGAGCCGGATTACTCATATAATGTTATGACATGGAGAATTAGATATACTGAATTACCAGAAGGGTTCTATTTAATAGAAGGTGAGTCGTTTGTCGATAGTGCCGGTGGATCATGGATTATACCAGATCACGGAGGAAGAATCAAAAAACTCCGCAATATTTCACGGAAGTTTATTGCTAGACAGAGCAGGTAG
- a CDS encoding radical SAM protein: protein MRFREGELIRLFDPWSNPLCTCPRKYTLNPYTGCSFFCVYCYATAYVGRKPSTPKKNYFHRLLKDLRKIDPELPINMSTSSDPYPPIEKNLMITRRTLQLLIKKGLRVLITTKGTLYTRDVDIMKMGVTAITPTITTLDDSVSSKLEPRAPSPKERIKALERISDTGIPAGVRIDPILPYINDDPQDIEELVAILSQIDNVDFIVTSTYKAKPDNLKRVISAFPELAEKYRQLYLKEGIRVRGYWYLKKKLRLKLLKPIFIYARKYGLRYAHCREGLQGKEYFNSPSCDGTHLLYPPYYPAKIR from the coding sequence TTGAGATTTAGAGAAGGTGAACTTATACGGTTATTTGATCCTTGGAGCAATCCTCTTTGCACATGCCCCAGAAAATATACATTGAACCCATATACTGGTTGCAGTTTCTTCTGTGTTTATTGCTATGCGACAGCTTATGTTGGAAGGAAGCCCAGTACACCAAAGAAAAACTATTTTCACAGGTTGCTTAAGGATTTAAGGAAAATAGACCCTGAACTTCCAATAAACATGTCAACAAGTAGTGATCCTTATCCTCCAATTGAAAAGAACCTCATGATAACCCGACGAACTCTACAACTACTTATTAAAAAAGGTTTGCGTGTTTTGATAACAACAAAGGGTACTCTCTATACTAGAGATGTAGATATAATGAAAATGGGTGTAACAGCTATCACACCTACAATAACAACACTGGATGACTCAGTAAGTTCTAAACTAGAGCCAAGAGCTCCGTCGCCGAAAGAAAGGATAAAGGCGTTAGAGAGAATATCTGATACTGGTATACCAGCAGGAGTCAGAATAGACCCTATCCTGCCCTATATTAACGATGATCCGCAAGATATTGAAGAACTAGTTGCAATACTATCCCAGATAGATAACGTAGATTTCATAGTGACATCAACTTATAAAGCAAAGCCAGACAATCTAAAAAGGGTAATAAGCGCTTTTCCTGAACTAGCCGAGAAATATAGGCAGCTTTACTTGAAAGAAGGTATTAGAGTACGTGGATACTGGTATCTAAAAAAGAAGCTTAGACTGAAGCTACTTAAGCCCATCTTTATTTACGCAAGAAAATATGGGCTTAGATATGCTCATTGCAGAGAAGGATTACAAGGTAAGGAATACTTTAATTCGCCGTCCTGTGATGGTACTCACCTACTATATCCGCCTTATTACCCCGCTAAAATAAGGTGA
- the hxlB gene encoding 6-phospho-3-hexuloisomerase, with protein MVLVKYVYMTMREIVDFISQAMESIDPGQVEKFVSKLIEVVQTNGNRKVLVMGAGRSGLVGKAFAMRLMHIGLNVYVLGDTIVPSVSSQDVVVAISGSGSTKLIVTAAEAAKNVGATVIALTTYPESKLGSLADIVVKIPGRTKMARMDDYFARQILGIHEPLAPLGTLFEDTVMVFLDGIAVELMHRLGKNEEELRQRHANIEI; from the coding sequence ATGGTCTTGGTGAAGTATGTTTACATGACTATGAGGGAGATAGTGGATTTTATCTCACAGGCGATGGAATCGATAGATCCGGGGCAAGTCGAGAAATTTGTGTCTAAGCTAATAGAAGTTGTACAGACGAATGGTAATAGAAAAGTCTTAGTTATGGGTGCAGGACGAAGTGGTCTAGTTGGGAAGGCTTTCGCTATGAGATTGATGCATATAGGATTGAACGTGTATGTCCTAGGGGACACTATAGTTCCGAGCGTATCAAGTCAAGATGTTGTAGTAGCTATATCGGGTTCCGGTTCCACCAAGCTTATAGTTACAGCGGCAGAGGCCGCGAAAAATGTAGGCGCTACTGTCATAGCACTCACAACATATCCTGAATCGAAGCTTGGATCTCTAGCAGATATAGTGGTAAAGATCCCGGGAAGAACGAAAATGGCTAGAATGGACGACTACTTTGCTAGACAAATACTAGGCATACATGAACCATTAGCTCCGCTAGGCACTCTATTTGAGGATACGGTCATGGTTTTCCTCGATGGTATAGCAGTAGAATTAATGCATCGCTTGGGTAAAAATGAGGAAGAGTTGAGGCAAAGGCATGCGAACATTGAGATTTAG
- a CDS encoding serine hydroxymethyltransferase → MSLGGISELFDIISEHNKWRLKETVNLIASENVMSRIAWLAYISDFEHRYAEGKPGKRYYEGTKFIDILESWANELMAKLVHAKYADVRPTSGTISNAGVFRVLGGINDKALIAPVQAGAHVSHTKFGTLGALGIQQVEMPYDSDAMNIDIDKAFKMIEEVKPKFIVMGGSVYLFPHPVKELSEAAKTVDSKIVYDAAHVLGLIIGGVWRNPLDYGADIITASTHKTFPGPQGGFYGVRDDEEIYKAIYKTIFPYFLSNHHLHHIPALIVTASEMEAYGRQYALQIVRNARKLAESLAERGFKVLGEHLGYTQSHQVVLDVRKQGGGLKVAKTLQEANIIVNKNLLPYDPPSAIKDPSGLRLGVQEMTRFGMTEDDMEQIALFFKKVLVDKADPKNIAREVTEFRTGFTHVRFSFDSEEIAFNNTVIDLIK, encoded by the coding sequence ATGTCATTAGGAGGAATAAGCGAACTATTTGACATAATTTCTGAGCATAATAAATGGAGGCTTAAAGAAACAGTCAATCTAATAGCAAGTGAAAACGTTATGAGTAGAATTGCATGGCTCGCATATATTTCAGATTTCGAGCATAGGTATGCAGAGGGCAAACCAGGAAAACGTTACTATGAAGGAACTAAGTTTATCGACATATTGGAGTCATGGGCTAATGAGTTGATGGCAAAACTGGTACATGCTAAATATGCTGATGTAAGACCTACAAGCGGTACAATATCAAACGCAGGTGTATTTAGAGTATTAGGTGGTATTAATGATAAAGCACTTATCGCTCCTGTACAGGCGGGAGCTCACGTTAGCCATACTAAATTCGGAACCCTAGGAGCTCTAGGCATCCAGCAAGTAGAGATGCCCTATGATAGTGATGCTATGAATATTGATATAGACAAGGCCTTCAAAATGATAGAAGAAGTTAAACCAAAATTCATAGTCATGGGTGGGAGTGTATACCTTTTCCCTCATCCAGTAAAAGAACTGTCCGAAGCCGCTAAAACTGTAGATTCGAAAATAGTGTATGATGCAGCTCACGTTCTAGGATTAATTATTGGAGGGGTTTGGAGAAATCCACTTGATTACGGTGCTGATATAATAACTGCATCCACGCACAAAACTTTCCCAGGTCCTCAGGGAGGGTTCTATGGCGTAAGAGATGATGAGGAGATATACAAAGCCATATATAAAACCATATTCCCATATTTCCTAAGTAACCATCATCTCCACCATATACCCGCATTAATAGTAACTGCATCAGAAATGGAAGCCTATGGCAGACAATATGCACTTCAAATTGTAAGGAATGCAAGGAAATTGGCTGAATCCCTAGCAGAGAGGGGTTTTAAGGTTCTAGGAGAGCATCTTGGATATACTCAGAGTCATCAAGTTGTACTTGACGTGAGGAAGCAAGGAGGAGGGCTTAAGGTAGCAAAAACACTTCAAGAAGCAAACATTATTGTGAATAAGAACCTTCTCCCATATGACCCTCCATCAGCAATAAAGGATCCAAGCGGACTACGGCTAGGAGTACAAGAAATGACTAGGTTCGGTATGACAGAAGATGATATGGAACAAATAGCTCTATTCTTCAAGAAAGTCTTGGTAGATAAAGCTGATCCGAAGAACATAGCCAGAGAGGTTACGGAATTTAGAACAGGATTTACTCACGTTAGATTCTCATTTGATAGCGAAGAGATAGCATTTAACAACACTGTCATTGATCTGATCAAATAA
- a CDS encoding nicotinamide mononucleotide deamidase-related protein, with translation MKAWIISIGNELLIGRIVNTNASWLAKKLVFLGFNVERIIVVPDNKDDIIEELRRSLSKAEVTITTGGLGPTYDDMTTDAVAHAVNRKIVLDNRALKLVEKFYNNKNMELTPERVKMAYVPEDATIIENPVGAAPAYIIEIGGKTIVVLPGVPNEMKEIFETYVEKYLREKYASHIYLVEYYVIVKGVPESSLAPVINQLSKEHKNIYLKSHPKGHETSNPILDIRVFAPSKKSLIDAEEKAQSVANKIIENVKRLGGTIVESGRTI, from the coding sequence ATGAAAGCCTGGATAATATCTATCGGAAATGAATTGCTTATAGGTAGGATAGTTAACACCAATGCCTCATGGCTAGCTAAAAAACTAGTATTCCTAGGGTTCAATGTAGAAAGAATAATAGTTGTACCAGACAACAAGGATGATATAATTGAAGAACTGAGAAGATCGCTTTCAAAGGCTGAAGTCACTATAACAACAGGAGGTTTAGGACCTACATATGATGACATGACTACAGATGCTGTCGCCCATGCAGTCAACAGGAAAATAGTGTTAGACAATAGAGCTCTTAAACTTGTCGAAAAATTCTACAATAACAAAAACATGGAGCTAACTCCCGAGAGAGTAAAAATGGCATATGTACCTGAAGATGCTACTATAATAGAAAATCCTGTTGGTGCTGCTCCGGCATATATCATAGAGATTGGGGGGAAAACTATCGTCGTTCTACCAGGGGTACCAAACGAAATGAAAGAGATCTTTGAAACATATGTTGAGAAGTATCTTAGAGAAAAGTATGCATCTCACATATACCTAGTAGAATACTATGTAATTGTTAAAGGTGTTCCAGAATCCAGTCTAGCCCCAGTAATAAATCAGTTGTCAAAGGAACACAAGAATATATACTTAAAATCGCACCCTAAGGGACATGAAACAAGCAATCCTATCCTAGATATACGTGTATTTGCACCAAGCAAGAAATCATTAATTGACGCGGAAGAAAAAGCCCAATCAGTAGCTAACAAAATTATTGAAAATGTAAAAAGATTGGGGGGGACAATTGTCGAAAGCGGAAGAACTATTTAG
- a CDS encoding iron-sulfur cluster assembly protein, which translates to MALTVKEKEELRKNIIEVLKEVYDPEIPIDVWNLGLIYDIDIDDEGNVHILMTMTAIGCPVAGLIVHYVEEALKDGIAELRDKNVEIEITWDPPWTPDRVTPEGRELLKAMFGYDVVEEWKKRMEQQPTTA; encoded by the coding sequence ATGGCACTAACCGTGAAGGAAAAAGAGGAACTGAGAAAGAATATAATAGAAGTACTCAAAGAAGTGTATGATCCTGAAATTCCTATCGATGTATGGAACCTAGGATTGATATATGATATAGACATAGATGATGAAGGTAATGTGCATATATTGATGACTATGACAGCAATAGGATGCCCTGTAGCAGGGTTAATAGTTCATTATGTAGAAGAGGCTCTTAAGGACGGTATAGCCGAGTTAAGAGATAAGAATGTTGAAATAGAGATTACTTGGGATCCGCCTTGGACTCCTGATAGAGTAACACCTGAAGGAAGAGAATTACTCAAAGCCATGTTCGGATACGACGTTGTCGAAGAATGGAAGAAGCGTATGGAGCAACAACCTACCACTGCTTGA
- the serS gene encoding serine--tRNA ligase, translating into MSWSILALLRENPELLKEQVKRRLMDSKLVDEAKKIDEAWRKALTGLNNMRSQHNKLSRSLKEVQDSSERQLLIQQARELANSIKREEEKLQVIEEKRRELLLALPNIVEDDVPIGEEDASIPIRFWGKPKVWIGYINIFLEQTKKYGFAVDYDALEEKPTGHADMLEQVLKLGDTLKAGEVAGSRFFYLFQDIIWLETALLAYAIDKMTSKGYTLVMPPYMLRGKIIKRVIDLETFKDAIYKIENEDLYLIATAEHPLAALYSEEELYDGELPLKLVGISPCFRKEAGAGNRDLKGIFRVHQFHKVEQFVYSLPEESKGIHEEIIKNAEDIFQGLGLPYRIINIASGDLGACAVKKYDLEVWMPAQGKFREMVSASNCTDWQAYRLKIRLIRRKGMERSYVHTLNSTAIASTRTITAILENYQNKDGTITIPQVLRKYLEAYKAAPKDYIHPAKKITSPKVKKKTTG; encoded by the coding sequence TTGAGCTGGTCTATTCTTGCATTGCTGAGAGAAAACCCTGAGCTACTCAAGGAACAAGTAAAACGGCGACTTATGGATTCAAAGCTAGTAGATGAAGCTAAGAAAATAGATGAAGCATGGAGAAAAGCTTTAACTGGTTTGAACAATATGCGTAGCCAACATAATAAACTGAGTAGATCTTTGAAAGAGGTTCAGGATTCCTCTGAGAGGCAACTGCTTATACAACAAGCTAGAGAGCTGGCAAATAGTATTAAGAGAGAAGAAGAAAAGTTGCAGGTTATTGAAGAGAAGAGGAGAGAATTACTTCTTGCACTACCTAACATAGTCGAAGATGATGTTCCCATAGGAGAGGAGGATGCCAGTATACCCATCCGGTTTTGGGGCAAGCCAAAGGTATGGATAGGATATATCAATATCTTCCTAGAACAGACAAAAAAATACGGGTTTGCTGTTGATTATGACGCGCTTGAAGAGAAACCAACCGGACATGCTGATATGTTAGAACAGGTTCTAAAACTCGGAGATACCTTGAAAGCAGGTGAAGTAGCGGGATCTAGGTTTTTCTACTTATTCCAGGACATAATCTGGCTAGAAACAGCGTTACTTGCATATGCTATAGATAAGATGACATCTAAAGGATACACTTTAGTAATGCCGCCCTATATGCTACGTGGGAAAATAATTAAAAGAGTTATAGACTTGGAAACATTCAAAGACGCCATTTATAAGATAGAAAATGAAGACCTGTACCTCATTGCGACAGCTGAGCACCCGTTAGCAGCTTTATACTCAGAGGAAGAATTATACGATGGCGAGCTTCCTCTCAAGCTTGTAGGTATAAGTCCATGTTTCAGGAAAGAAGCTGGAGCAGGAAACAGAGATTTAAAAGGAATATTCCGTGTTCACCAGTTCCACAAGGTTGAACAGTTCGTTTACTCTCTACCTGAAGAGAGCAAGGGGATACATGAAGAAATAATCAAAAATGCAGAGGATATCTTTCAAGGGCTAGGTTTACCTTATAGAATAATTAATATCGCTTCAGGAGACCTCGGCGCATGTGCCGTAAAGAAATATGACCTTGAAGTATGGATGCCTGCGCAAGGAAAGTTCCGTGAAATGGTAAGTGCTAGCAACTGTACTGACTGGCAAGCATATAGGCTAAAAATACGGCTTATACGTAGGAAGGGCATGGAAAGGTCTTATGTACATACCTTAAACAGTACAGCAATAGCATCAACTAGAACTATTACAGCTATATTAGAGAACTACCAAAATAAAGATGGAACTATTACTATACCTCAGGTCCTCAGGAAATATCTGGAGGCATATAAAGCCGCTCCTAAAGATTATATTCATCCCGCTAAAAAAATCACTTCACCTAAGGTAAAAAAGAAAACAACAGGCTAA
- the surE gene encoding 5'/3'-nucleotidase SurE, with protein sequence MNKPVILVSNDDGVYSPGLKVLYEAVNDLGETYVIAPETPKSSSGLGLTLHKPLRIEEMHVWGVNVYAINGTPSDVIHLASNVLTNKIDLAVSGVNIGDNTSVQVILSSGTIGVAAQAGLLGIPSIAFSAAVDNHEAFEDDIYVSIIRKVVREFSWRVIKNGLPVGVDVLNINFPCEVTLETEIKLARPARMRFLEYMEERGDPRGKKYYWLYGKPVEPEEGTDVYVVIKEGNIAVTPISFNLYPKRTESIEETVKLIDAVSWRIKQRFKHLR encoded by the coding sequence ATGAATAAGCCTGTTATACTTGTATCAAACGATGATGGGGTCTACTCACCTGGACTGAAGGTATTGTACGAAGCTGTGAACGATCTAGGTGAGACTTATGTTATTGCCCCAGAAACTCCGAAAAGCTCGAGTGGGTTGGGATTAACACTTCATAAACCTTTGAGAATCGAAGAGATGCACGTATGGGGGGTTAATGTATATGCAATAAATGGTACACCTAGTGATGTTATTCATCTAGCTTCGAATGTTTTAACAAATAAAATAGATTTAGCGGTATCTGGAGTTAACATCGGAGACAATACTAGTGTACAGGTAATTTTATCTAGTGGAACAATCGGGGTTGCTGCACAAGCGGGTTTACTTGGTATTCCATCTATAGCATTCTCGGCTGCCGTGGATAACCATGAAGCTTTTGAAGATGATATATATGTATCTATTATACGCAAGGTTGTCAGAGAATTTTCATGGCGTGTAATTAAAAACGGATTACCTGTGGGAGTTGATGTATTGAACATTAATTTTCCATGTGAAGTGACTTTGGAGACGGAAATAAAACTGGCTCGACCTGCTAGAATGAGATTCTTAGAATATATGGAGGAAAGGGGAGATCCTAGGGGTAAGAAGTACTACTGGTTGTATGGTAAACCTGTTGAACCTGAAGAAGGAACGGACGTGTATGTTGTAATTAAAGAAGGGAACATAGCAGTTACTCCTATTTCATTTAACCTTTATCCAAAGAGAACTGAATCTATCGAGGAGACAGTAAAGCTTATTGACGCGGTTAGTTGGAGAATTAAGCAAAGGTTTAAACATCTGCGGTAA
- a CDS encoding cyclic 2,3-diphosphoglycerate synthase, which translates to MADRVKVVIMGAGGRDFHNYNLYFRDNPKYEVVAFTAAQIPGIIGRRYPATLAGKLYPSGIPILPEDDLEDIVKKNSVDLVVLAYSDLLYKDVGEKISRALASGASFKILGPRDTMIPSSKPVIAVTAIRTGAGKSTVSKAIVEYLTSKGYKTAVIRHPMAYGDLERMTVQKFLTEEDLEKYNVTVEEREEYEQYIRMGQTVYAGVDYGKILELAEREADIIHWDGGNNDWPFYQPDKLIVVTDAMRPGHELESFPGEVNFRIADHIVINKADQAKPEALSMIKENAKKANPNATITVAKSVVELDAPELVEGKQVIVVEDSPTVTHGGLPYAAGYVAAKKYGAKEIVDPRPYAVGVIKKMYGKYTHMGPVLPSTGYSPEQLRDLEETIRKTPADTVILGTPADITRLINIDKTTVKVTYRIEVVEGPTIKDIVEDFLSQTKSKLGF; encoded by the coding sequence ATGGCGGATAGAGTTAAAGTAGTTATAATGGGTGCTGGTGGAAGAGATTTCCACAACTATAACTTGTATTTTCGTGACAACCCCAAGTATGAGGTTGTGGCATTCACTGCAGCCCAAATACCAGGAATAATTGGCAGGCGATATCCTGCAACACTGGCAGGCAAACTATACCCTTCTGGGATACCTATACTACCAGAAGATGACCTGGAGGATATAGTAAAGAAAAACAGTGTAGACCTTGTGGTCCTAGCGTACAGTGATCTCTTATACAAAGACGTTGGGGAGAAAATAAGCAGAGCACTGGCAAGTGGAGCGTCTTTCAAAATACTAGGGCCTAGAGACACTATGATTCCCAGCTCCAAACCAGTAATAGCTGTAACAGCCATCAGAACTGGTGCTGGTAAAAGTACTGTTTCAAAAGCCATAGTCGAGTACTTGACAAGCAAAGGCTATAAGACCGCAGTAATAAGACACCCTATGGCCTATGGAGACTTGGAAAGAATGACTGTTCAAAAATTCTTAACAGAAGAAGACTTAGAGAAATACAATGTAACAGTAGAGGAAAGAGAAGAATACGAGCAATACATACGTATGGGCCAAACAGTATACGCAGGAGTTGACTATGGGAAAATACTAGAGCTTGCTGAAAGAGAAGCTGATATAATTCACTGGGATGGAGGCAACAATGACTGGCCGTTTTATCAGCCAGATAAACTAATAGTCGTAACAGATGCTATGAGACCCGGGCACGAATTAGAAAGCTTCCCTGGAGAAGTAAACTTCAGGATAGCTGATCATATCGTAATAAACAAAGCTGATCAAGCAAAGCCTGAAGCTCTCTCCATGATAAAGGAGAACGCTAAGAAAGCTAATCCTAATGCAACGATAACCGTTGCAAAAAGCGTTGTAGAACTAGATGCTCCAGAACTAGTCGAAGGAAAACAAGTAATAGTAGTTGAAGACTCCCCCACAGTAACTCATGGAGGATTACCATATGCAGCAGGATATGTAGCGGCAAAGAAGTATGGGGCAAAAGAAATAGTAGATCCTAGGCCTTATGCTGTAGGTGTAATAAAGAAGATGTACGGGAAATATACCCACATGGGACCCGTATTACCAAGCACCGGATATTCTCCCGAGCAACTTAGAGATCTAGAAGAAACGATAAGGAAAACGCCCGCAGACACTGTTATACTAGGAACGCCCGCAGACATTACTAGGTTAATCAACATAGACAAGACTACTGTGAAAGTAACATATCGCATAGAAGTTGTTGAGGGACCTACAATAAAGGATATCGTAGAAGACTTCCTTTCTCAAACAAAAAGCAAACTTGGCTTTTAG